A DNA window from Zingiber officinale cultivar Zhangliang chromosome 3A, Zo_v1.1, whole genome shotgun sequence contains the following coding sequences:
- the LOC122051984 gene encoding dof zinc finger protein 2-like: MDSSQWPRSMGLQVKPMETLFAASYSSSTATVSGSTALVTEREKARQRARPRPSKEQALNCPRCNSTDTKFCYYNNYSLAQPRYFCKTCRRYWTQGGSLRNVPVGGGSRKNKRPISLSAAATTADIHQIELASKSPKLFHDLPDEFNSIVLGPLIMPAMPFPDYTSNEFFGLPLDGSADSSQLLFPFEQTKHAVTSFNVEAEKLEQNKEGLHYALPPGF; encoded by the exons ATGGATAGCAGCCAGTGGCCTAGG AGCATGGGGTTGCAGGTGAAGCCCATGGAGACTCTGTTTGCAGCCTCCTACTCCTCCTCCACCGCCACCGTCAGCGGCAGCACAGCGCTGGTGACGGAGAGGGAGAAGGCGAGGCAGAGGGCAAGGCCAAGGCCAAGCAAGGAGCAGGCCCTGAACTGCCCCAGGTGCAACTCCACCGACACTAAGTTCTGCTACTACAACAACTACAGCCTCGCCCAGCCCAGGTATTTCTGCAAGACCTGCAGGAGGTACTGGACGCAGGGTGGCTCCCTCAGGAACGTCCCTGTGGGCGGCGGATCAAGAAAGAACAAGAGGCCCATCTCTCTCTCCGCCGCCGCCACCACTGCAGATATCCACCAGATAGAACTTGCCTCCAAATCCCCAAAGCTGTTCCATGACCTCCCTGATGAGTTCAATAGCATTGTCCTTGGGCCATTAATCATGCCCGCCATGCCATTTCCTGATTACACCAGCAATGAATTTTTTGGACTTCCACTCGATGGAAGCGCCGACAGTAGCCAGCTTCTGTTTCCTTTTGAGCAGACGAAACATGCAGTGACTTCATTCAACGTTGAGGCAGAGAAGTTGGAGCAGAACAAGGAAGGACTTCACTATGCTCTTCCGCCTGGATTTTAG